A window of the Burkholderia sp. 9120 genome harbors these coding sequences:
- a CDS encoding phosphatase PAP2 family protein, translated as MPDLPVHLWYAITSLGGAGMTLPLAFAIALWLAVGYSWRMAAGWLLVLGAAIGVTTVTKLAFLGWGVGVRELDFTGVSGHAMLSTAVYPVALFLMLLPSRPAIRLLGVLLGLAAGIAVGLSRVVLSAHSPSEAITGCLVGALAALLFVRMAWHAEPGRLSALPVTVSLMVLALLMHGVHVPTQRWVTHIALKVSGHERPFIRAKWRAVRDVRPATTPLSQTLNTLTPPRSSHV; from the coding sequence ATGCCCGATTTACCCGTTCATCTGTGGTACGCGATTACCAGCCTCGGCGGCGCCGGCATGACGCTGCCGCTCGCGTTCGCCATCGCGCTGTGGTTGGCCGTCGGCTACTCGTGGCGCATGGCAGCGGGCTGGCTGCTGGTGCTGGGCGCGGCCATCGGCGTGACGACCGTGACCAAGCTGGCCTTCCTCGGCTGGGGCGTGGGCGTGCGCGAACTGGACTTCACCGGCGTCAGCGGTCACGCCATGCTGTCCACCGCGGTCTACCCGGTCGCGCTGTTCCTGATGCTGCTGCCGTCGCGGCCGGCCATCCGTTTGCTCGGCGTGTTGCTCGGCCTGGCCGCCGGTATCGCGGTGGGCTTGTCGCGCGTCGTGCTGAGCGCTCACTCGCCCTCCGAAGCCATTACCGGCTGTCTGGTCGGCGCGCTCGCCGCGCTGCTGTTCGTGCGTATGGCGTGGCATGCCGAACCCGGCCGTCTGTCGGCGCTGCCCGTCACCGTGAGTCTGATGGTCCTCGCGCTGCTGATGCACGGCGTCCATGTGCCCACGCAACGTTGGGTCACGCATATCGCGTTGAAGGTGTCCGGCCATGAGCGGCCGTTCATCCGCGCCAAGTGGCGGGCCGTGCGCGATGTCCGCCCGGCCACTACGCCGCTGTCGCAAACGCTCAATACCCTCACCCCGCCGCGTTCATCCCACGTTTAA